The DNA sequence AAAGTGGGTGTTTTCCATTGTTGGTGTTTTCCCAAACTTTTCtgtatttttcaattattgccAACAATGCTCAAACACAAAATCTTGACCATTTGAGTCGTAGTACATTGTTTTAACATTCATGAGTTACATatactattaaaaaaaattaacttagTATAAATCGATCAATAAACTATATAACAATATTTTACTTTTAACAACCACatgagaaataaaaaataatcattattgaacatatttcaatataattaCCTCGTCCACCATATTTTCCCCGCTTCTTCGTTGAAAGTGTTCGACCATGTTAAGAGCTTGGCGCCACTTCATACATGCCAGACTTATTTTTTCCAACGAGCTTGGCAACTAGAATTTGTTCTCTCCATGCAACCGGCTGGTTTGTGAGCATTGTACTCATCCGCTACACGATTCCACAATAACTCTGACGTTTGATCTTTTTCGACGGAACCATCACCCCCAACGGTGATCCAAGCTTGGCAaagaataacttcttcattgtgcctccaagaaccccctcttggagccattttttccaagaccaaaaaaaaaaggaagatatatttAAAAACAAGAAGATGGGTTAATGAATGAaaaattgtgaaggagatggaggatatttggtgtgaggaaatagaaaagaatggattggtatttatagaatttcctaCAATTTACTGTTCCAATGggtatatttttttccctcaattttagggtaatttttttaatttttttggaacaaaaatgaaataataacCCTTCATTTAATAAGAGTCGTTGATCAGTTGTttttctctcaaatctgagccaTCAGATTGAAAATAGATCCGTtttgggtaaaaaaaaaaaaaaacatgtcgGACTATCCATATTCAAAATGGAGTGATCTCAATCGTCGATTATATGACCGTTGCGTGTCCCCACGGTCAGCAGGAGACAAACCCAGCCTTACGGGGCCCACTGGAGCAGAACAATGCAACAGCTTTTTCTCTTTCCAGCCCAATTGGGCGCGTCTTCCTCCTCCCCGTTCTCCCTTCTGCGCATGCTGTCCACTATACTCCTCCAGGGCGTCCCTCTCGATATTGGGCTGTGTAAGCAGAAATTATGGTCTCAGGCCACTGTGCTGAGTCTTGGTCTTGAAATtgtctcaaatatgagactaCAAATGAGCCCAAGTCTCATATTTATAGGTCCAGATCCACCAAAAACCCATGGTTGGATGTTGAGCCAAATAGctaccctcaagtgcaagaggtacaagttatagaatagaggattaagtaaggatgtcgaacccacgaggattggtaaatcctttcctagctagggaaaaacCTAAaggaaaactagaagaataaacaaatgtacaatcacaaacaaaggctcacaagtgagtacaagttcatggtgagtatgtgcaagatggtgtgtagagatttgatttgatGTTGGGAATGGTTTCGattcaaattcaaacaacaaGAGCAAGAAAAGTAAACTAAGCTAATTAAACAAGTTGTTGTCAAATGGATGAGAGTTAGAGCTTAGATTGTCCACCAAAGCCTCCCTTGTATGCATTGATGCTTAAACTACAAGTGATGCAATCTCAAATacccaattaccctctttgcatccggataagattgcaaaggcttaaactcctttaatgttatcaattctaaccggataagtctagaattaactacctaagaacaaTTCCTATTACCGGataagtctcaattcattgttcctagatgcataaagctttgagtttagataatcatgcaagcaaaccaatcctagatctaggtgattttaactcacaaccttcatatgcacacatggtgtgctttcatgctcttaaTGTCTAGAGGTGACTAATCTCAAAACACTAATCATGAGATGACAAATGCATTATACTTGAACTAGTCAAATTCCAATAtaagcattcacttcttgaattagcatgtgaagGTGGTAATGGAAAATTGCATAAAACATAAGATTCACATCAATatcatacaagattggctagggctttcaaccctagccccaacaaattcACTACTCACTCATAACTAGATAAACAAACTTCAACATTCTAAGATACATCAAGAATAAAGAGTTAAGGAGTAAGAGTGATTATTGATGATGCCAAaagtggtggtggagatgggtctccaagctCATGAGGTGGTGGAtgtctccttctccttgctccaagctcttgatgatGTGGGAATGGTGAAAGTAAGAGCAGCTAGTGATGATTTGTGGTGATGGAGGGTTATGAAAGTGTTGAGAAGATGAGTGTAGTGGTGGAAAAATGGAGGTTTTCTGCTGCCCAGAAAATGGTGGCCTTCcttgagagatgagagagagaatcCAGATCCCTTTTGCCTTCCTTCCgtgatgagagagagaatgaattgCAGATCCCCTTTTTGCCTTCCTTGCAGCCTCTCTTTCGTGCATTGCAGCTGGATGGAGTTGAGTGAGTGGACTCCCCCCAATTCAGCCATCCATGTTCCCCTTGGTGTCAAAGTGTGCAAAAGTTGTCTCCCACCTTGTCTCCCCACAAAGCtccaaagtgtgcaagagacaAAAGCACAATGTGTAGGGAAAATATCTGAATTTCAAGTGAGAGATTCACACAATTATGCTCCTCCATTGCTGGAGAAATGatcctccatgagtggcggctcgagGAAAAGTTCactggaaaagtcgccggaaatgccgatttgtaattttcttccaatctccgtgtcttcttttCCTTgcttcaaatctccgcatttcaagcctcaaatagtcattttattattAAAGCATGGATTCCTAccaataaaaggaaatggattaaaaagagTAAAATAGCCtgcaagacaaatcaatttctaagttatggggcacaattgcataagtaatttatGACTCAACAAATACCCCCAAACTTAAAcattgcttgtcctcaagcaaactaaccCAAATCCGACACTACAACAACTACCTAATCCTtccaacaatttcctcaaagAACACAACATCGATAGGGCATGGAAATCAAGTTAAGTCTTAAAGCTTCATGGATCATGGATCAAATGCTTGCGTTTTGAAATGTGTAGCATGTCTTCAATTTGTCATTTCAACATACCGAAATTGAGAATGCATGTCAACCCATGTTAACCATAAACTCACAAGATATTCACTCTGTTTTTCACACAAGTGTTTATGGGTTATCTATTCTACACTCAAAACAATCTCATGCAAtaccgccatatgcttgctcttcaatCTTATCTCCACTTATCAACAAAATCACACCTTGGATGAAAAAGGACTTTTATTGGATGTAATGAGGCTTAGGGGTGAggggttaaagaaatgaaatggAATGGAATAGCAATTTTCAAGCAACTTAATAAGCAACAATCCTTTTGAGATTAAGAACTTAAAAATTAAAGATGCTCAATTTTCACTTTCTCACCACTCCCCCAAACTTGAACAAAAACtaattattgaattgaaataacattcttttgagattttcttttgtttcacttcttcttcttctttttttttttttttttttttttttttttttcactaataaaaagtaaaattgcAAAACAAAGAACACCCCCAAACTTATTCTTTTCCGAGTACCCCCAAACTTGTTTCTTTTAGCATCATAACACAAACAATCTCGTATTGCTCATTAAGAAAACTTGAAAGGGTAAGGCAAGTGTTTAAGTTAAGGGTAAACATTTATGGTGTGAAGAATTGAAAGGCTAATTACACAAAGGCTCAAAATGGCAATCTAAGGATATTCAATCTTTTGGGACATACTcatttggccatggtggattcCTAGTTGCCTAAATCATTTCCAAGATGTAACATTGAGACAAAGAGTTTCGAAAGATATGAAGCAAGTTCTAGAGATGCAAAGCAAATGAGATGTTCACTCATGAAGAAATCAGTGCTTATAAGGCATGTATGCACTCCAATTAAGCTCAAATCTCACTATATGGCATGTAATGGCTCCCACAAGTCTCACTATGCTTCTCTAGCTCAATATATTGACATGACAAATATGGATATAAATGAAAGCAAACACTTGATCCATAatgatttattttgaaaaataaagctCATAAGAcccaaacatgctttctagccCACATTTATATTAagctcaagttcatcattggtgTTGGAAGGAACCTAAaagaacacacacacaaaactagaaaagaaaagactttttttttttttttttaattttatttatttatttaatcatAAAACAATAACACACAatccccccacacttgaacttaacattgtcctcaatgttacAAAGTATTTTCTTGAAAGTAATTTCAATGAAAAGTCCAAGTATGAAAGAAAAACACAAGTTatttataaaacaaaaagaaacaagtaaATAATCACAAATTGAAATTAAAGACACGAGTAAATAATGACAAGAGTAAGTTAGAGATTTCTCCCCCTTGAAGTCCATGAATTCCAAGCAAGACACCAACATATAACCAACAAGGCAAGGGCCTTGCAATCCAACTCCAATAGTGCCAAACATCGTCATTGAGCAAGAAATTCTCCATCAAACCCAAcatgagaaagagaaaagaagagaagagaagaaaaagaacgtTAAAATCTGGcccgaaatttttttttttttttttttttttttaaatttttttttttttaagtggcTTGAGATCGATCGTTCCATTTGGTGCGATCGATcgtttattcattttttttttttttttttttttaattttttttttttttttttttttttttttttttggaatggcTTGAGATCGATCGTTCCATTTGGACGATCGATCGTTTTGAAATTGTGAACTCTCTGCCTCTTTCAGCGATCGATCGCACCAAATGGTGAGATCGATCgtttattcaaatttttttttttttttttttttttcaaaaccacTCACCAAACTTAAACTTTTAACACTACAAACAACTAAgtaaacatgaaaatgaaagatgTAAGTAAAGGATTATGAGAAACTCCCCTTTGAAGACCATGATCTTCATTATAAACACctccaatcaccaacaaacAATAACGAAGCCTTGTCATCTTTGGTGctataccaagagttttctttctcCTTCATCTTGCATCAAGAGCATGGCTACCTCCAAGTAGGGCTTTGCTTTAAAGACATCTTGCCGGTCCGTTGACTCTCCAAATCAATGAAGAGGAACAAGAGGAGCATCCATGAAGTACATGACCTCCTCTTCAACTCCCAAGCTACCAAGCAAGTAAGGCTTCAATCGGTGGCCATTAACCTTGAATGTGCTCTCATTACTTGGGTTCTTGATCTCAATGGCACCATGGGGAAAGACTTTCACAACTTCAAAAGGGCCATACCACCTTGATCTAAGTTTTCCGGGAAAGAGTTTGAGCCTTGAGTTATAGAGAAGAACAAGTTGTCCTTCCTCAAATGTCTTCTTGATCAACTTCTTGTCATGATAGGCCTTGGTTCTCTCCTTGTATAGCTTGGCATTCTCATATGCCTCCATTCTAATTTCGTCAAGCTCACATAGATCAAGTTTCCTCTTCTCTCCCGCCTTAGCAAGATCAAAATTTAACTTCTTGATAGCCCAATATGCTTTATGCTCCAATTCCACAGGCAAATGACATGCTTTTCCATAAACTAACCGATAAGGTGACATGCCAAGTGGAGTCTTGTAGGCGGTCCGATATGCCCAAAGAGCATCTCCAAGTTTGGTGCTCCAATCTTTCCTTGTGATCCCCACAATCTTCTCTAGAATGCTCTTGATTTCTCGGTTTGAGATTTCAACTTGACCACTTGTTTGGGGATGGTAGGGAGTGCCAACCTTGTGCTTGATGTCATACTTCTTGCATAGAGCTTCAAAATGCTTGTTGAGAAAGTGGGATCCTCCGTCACTTATGATGGCTCTTGGAGTGCCATACCTTTGAAAAATGttctctttgaggaacttgagcACAACATTGTGATCATTCTTGGCACTTGCAATTGCTTCTACCCACTTAGAAACATAGTCAACTCCAACAAGGATGAATTGGTTGCCATAAGAGCTTGGGAATGGTCCCATGAAGTCAATACCCCAACAATCAAAAATTTCTACTTCCATGATGTTGGTGAGGGGCATTTGATTCCTTGAAGCAATGTTACCACTTCTTTGGCATCAATCACAAGCACTAACATAGGCATGTGCATCTTTGAAAAGagtaggccaataaaaaccGCAACTTAGTACCTTGAATGCCGTCTTCTTCCCTCCAAAATGACCTCCACAAGCAAGTGTATGGCAATGAGAAAGGATACTAGGAACCTCCTCTTGAGCTATGCATCTTCTCAACATTTGATCCTTGCCAAACTTGAACAAATATGGGTCATCCCACAAATAATGGCGTGCTTCCTTGAGGAATCGCTTCCTTCCTTGATAATCAAGCTCACTTGGAATGTACTTCCCTTCACTTGCATGGTAGTTCACCAAACTAGCAAACCATGGGAGCTTTTTGACATTGATATTGAACAATTGCTCATCCGGAAAAGTGTCCTTCAAAGGAATGGAGGAGTCATCACCTCCTTCAACCAATCTTGACAAATGATCCGCCACTTGGTTTTCTTTTCCCGGTTTGTCTTTGATCTCAATATCAAACTCTTGCAACAACAAAATCCATCTTATCAATCTTGGCTTAGCCTCTTTTTTTGACAAAAGATACTTCAAGGCACTATGATCCGTGTGCACAACAACTTTGGTACCAAGCAAATAGCTTCTAAACTTCTCAAGAGCAAAGATAATTGCAAGAAGTTCTTTCTCTGTTGTGGTGTAGTTAATTTGTGCATCATTCAAGGTACGACTAGCATAGTAAATAGCACGAAGTACCTTTTCCTTCTTTTGAGCCAAAACCGCTCCCATAGCATAATCCGAagcatcacacattaactcaaaaggaagagaccaatccGGTGCAATCATGATAGGAGCTTGAGTGAGCATCACCTTGATTGTCTCAAATGCTTTCAAACAATGTTCATCAAACACAAAAGGAGCTTCTTTGGCTAGCAAATCACAAAGAGGCTTAGAGATCTTGGAGAAATCCTTCATGTACCTTCTATAGAAACCGGCATGTCCAAGAAAACTTCTAATTGCTTTGACATTATGTGGAGGTGGTAACTTAGAAATGAGCTCCACCTTGGCCTTGTCAACTTCCATTCCTCTTGCACTCACCACATGCCCAAGAACAATCCCCTCATTCACCATGAAGtggcacttctcccaattcaagACTAAGTTGCAATCTTCACATCTTTGAAGCACAAGTGCCAAATGGTGTAGGCATTGATCAAATGAATCCCCAAAGACactaaagtcatccatgaacacTTCAATGAATCTCTCCACCATATCACTAAAAATGGAAATCATGCACCTTTGAAAAGTTGCCGGTGCATTGCACAAACCGAATGGCATTCTTCTATAGGCAAATGTACCATATGGACAAGTGAAGGTAGTCTTGTCTTGGTCTTCTGGAGCAATGGGGATTTGATTGTAGCCACTATACCCATCAAGAAAGCAATAATACTCATGGCCGGCAAGTCTTTCTAGCatttgatcaatgaatggcaatgGAAAGTGATCATTTCTTGTGGCATTATTGAGCTTTCGGTAGTCTATGCACACTCTCCACCCATTTGCCACTCTTTGAGGGACAAGCTCTCCTTTATCATTGGCCACAACCGTTATGCCACTCTTCTTAGGAACCACTTGAACCGGTGACACCCACTTTGAATCGGAAATGGGGTAGATGACACCAACATCAAGTAGCTTCATTACTTCCTTCCTCACTACTTCTTGCATTGGAGGATTGAGCCTCCTTTGTGGATCCCTCCTAGGCTTCATATCATCTTCAAGGAGGATCTTATGCATGCACATACTTGGACTTATGCCTTTGATATCAGCAATAGTCCAACCAATGGCCTCCTTGTGTTCATCCAACATTCTAAGTAGCTTTTGTTCTTGCAAAGCACTCAAACATGAAGAGATAATTACGGGCAACTTGTGGTTTTCACCAATAAAAGCATACTTTAAATGAGAAGGAAGTGGTTTCATGTCAAGAGTAGGAGGATATTTAATTGATGGAAGTAAAGGAGTAGAGTTAGCAAGAGGTACCTCAACCTTTGGTTGCAAATGTGGAGTGCAAGGCCTTAAGGCTTCAAGTGTAAGCTCGGCTTCTCTGGTTGCCTCCTCAATGAACTCTATGCCATTATGATGCAAACATGTCTCCAATGGATCTTGAGATGCATTTTCAATGAAAGTTTTCTCCACCATCTTGTCAATACCATCCAAAACGTCAATCCGGAAACAATCATAGGCATTTGATGGCTTACTCATTGCATCAAAGATTCTAAAAGCAATGGTAGTATCATGAACGGTCATGGTCATCAACCCCTCCTTGACATCAATCTTAGTACCGGCGGTTGCCATAAATGCTCTCCCAAGGATGATAGGCAACTCCTTCTCATGGAGAGGAGCCTCTTCCATGTCTAGAATGATGAAATCGGCCGGTAGGATCAAGTCTTGTACCTTCACAAGAACATTTTCCACAACCCCTCTTGGGTAAACAACACTCCTATCCGCCATTTGCAAAGAGATAGCAATGGGCCGGATTTCACCAATTCCAAGAGACTCATAGATACTATAAGGCATTAAGTTGATACTAGCACCCAAATCCATCAAAGCTTTATCAAAGAAAGTTTTACCTATCTTGCATGGAACGGTGAATGAACCCGGATCTTTCAACTTTGGTGGAAGCTTCCTTTGCAAAACCGCACTAACTTCTTCACTTAGACACACTTTCTCATCCTTCTCAAACTTCCTCTTGTGGGTACATAGCTCCTTGAGAAACTTGGCATATGTAGGAATGGTTTTGATTGCATCCAAAAGAGGGATGTTAATCTCCACCTTCCTAAATAAATCAAGGAACTCTTTCTTCACCTTCTCATTCTTTTGCTTCAATACCTCTTTCCTTTGAAATTGAGGATAAGGAAGGGAAATTTCTTTCTCTTGAACTATCTTCATAGGAGGATTGAAGGTGATACCTCTTTTGAATGGCCTTTCTGTTGGAGTAGATGTAGAGCCTTCTTTGTCATGAGTTCCGACCTTGACATTAAATTCGTTCTTCAAGGCTTCCTCTTGCACTTCTTCTTCTAAGGCTACTCTCAAACCCAAAGGCTTGTCAAAGGCATTCATCTTGTCATTCAAAGCTTCTTCTTCACCATCATTAAACCCCAAGATGACTTCTCCATGTGACAATTCTCTTGCCTTgcccttttctctcttttcaaaaCCAGGTGGCTCCCTTGGAGTTACAACTTCCTCATTTTTAGGCATGTACACATTGTTCTCAACTTGCCTCCCACTTCTTAAAGTAGTAATGGCTTTGGCTTCATGCCTTGGGTTGTTCTCCACTTGGCTTGGAAACACACCTTGCTTCCTTTGGCTTAACTCTTGGGCTAGTTGTCCCATTTGTATCTCAAGCTTGCTCATGCTTTGGTGAAGGACATTAATCTTCTCATCTTGTTTTGCTTGAGTACCCTTGTTCTCCACAAAGAAATTCATCAACATGTCTTCAACACTAGGCTTCTTCAATGACTCTTGAGGTGGTACTATAGGTTGTGGTTGAGGTGGAGGTTGATAAGGTGCCCTTTGGAATTGATTGTTGGCTCCTTGATTGTTGTAGTTGGAGGAGCTTGCACCTTGATAGCCACCACTAGATCTTTGAAAACCTTGGCCTTGCTCACGATTGCCAAACCCTTGATCTCGGTTTTGGTTGCCTCCCCACCCAAAGTTGGGGTGGTTTCTCCATCCGGGATTGTAGGTGTTACTATATGGATCATTTCTTGGCCTTGGTTGGAAACCAACTTGGTTGCATTGCTCCATATCAACTTGAAGTGCACCTCCTCTTGGACAAAGCATTGTCTCATGTTGATCATTCTCACAAATTAAGCACACTTGCTCAACCATCTTGCTCGACATAGGTTGGAGTTGCTCTCGGTTTCCTTGAGTATTAAGAATCAAGTCTAGCTTCTTATTCATGTTGGCCTCAATCCTCTTCAACTCAATTTGCATTTGAGTATTTGGTGAATCCATCTCATACATACCTCCTCTTCTGTGTTGATCCTTCAAAATGACATTGGCTTCTTTCACCGGTCTTCTATCACTTTGATTATCATAGAGTTGGGATGACTCGGCTAATGAGTCAAGAACACTTTCCGCTTCGATCTCATTCTTCTCCATGAAGCTCCCTTGACAAG is a window from the Rosa chinensis cultivar Old Blush chromosome 2, RchiOBHm-V2, whole genome shotgun sequence genome containing:
- the LOC121051265 gene encoding uncharacterized protein LOC121051265 yields the protein MNLIAQSSEEHPSPPSTPSDDQDYIIQENSGEEEPCPIGPPTLFQYIDQRAQELLRELREECPKLKMGDEPRPLKDYTIPTFTNHPSCIVLPPCVHAFSIMPSTLQLLPAFDGGFTGDPFRHIKLFNEVCSTVQLNGIDEDNLRLRLFPFSLKDKAKDWLYKIPAASINSWDNMKAAFLKKYFPPSKSNALRNLLMTFQEFPSELFHESWERFKDMEQNCPNHGVKKWLLLSTFYNGSSQDTKRRIDNACQGSFMEKNEIEAESVLDSLAESSQLYDNQSDRRPVKEANVILKDQHRRGGMYEMDSPNTQMQIELKRIEANMNKKLDLILNTQGNREQLQPMSSKMVEQVCLICENDQHETMLCPRGGALQVDMEQCNQVGFQPRPRNDPYSNTYNPGWRNHPNFGWGGNQNRDQGFGNREQGQGFQRSSGGYQGASSSNYNNQGANNQFQRAPYQPPPQPQPIVPPQESLKKPSVEDMLMNFFVENKGTQAKQDEKINVLHQSMSKLEIQMGQLAQELSQRKQGVFPSQVENNPRHEAKAITTLRSGRQVENNVYMPKNEEVVTPREPPGFEKREKGKARELSHGEVILGFNDGEEEALNDKMNAFDKPLGLRVALEEEVQEEALKNEFNVKVGTHDKEGSTSTPTERPFKRGITFNPPMKIVQEKEISLPYPQFQRKEVLKQKNEKVKKEFLDLFRKVEINIPLLDAIKTIPTYAKFLKELCTHKRKFEKDEKVCLSEEVSAVLQRKLPPKLKDPGSFTVPCKIGKTFFDKALMDLGASINLMPYSIYESLGIGEIRPIAISLQMADRSVVYPRGVVENVLVKVQDLILPADFIILDMEEAPLHEKELPIILGRAFMATAGTKIDVKEGLMTMTVHDTTIAFRIFDAMSKPSNAYDCFRIDVLDGIDKMVEKTFIENASQDPLETCLHHNGIEFIEEATREAELTLEALRPCTPHLQPKVEVPLANSTPLLPSIKYPPTLDMKPLPSHLKYAFIGENHKLPVIISSCLSALQEQKLLRMLDEHKEAIGWTIADIKGISPSMCMHKILLEDDMKPRRDPQRRLNPPMQEVVRKEVMKLLDVGVIYPISDSKWVSPVQVVPKKSGITVVANDKGELVPQRVANGWRVCIDYRKLNNATRNDHFPLPFIDQMLERLAGHEYYCFLDGYSGYNQIPIAPEDQDKTTFTCPYGTFAYRRMPFGLCNAPATFQRCMISIFSDMVERFIEVFMDDFSVFGDSFDQCLHHLALVLQRCEDCNLVLNWEKCHFMVNEGIVLGHVVSARGMEVDKAKVELISKLPPPHNVKAIRSFLGHAGFYRRYMKDFSKISKPLCDLLAKEAPFVFDEHCLKAFETIKVMLTQAPIMIAPDWSLPFELMCDASDYAMGAVLAQKKEKVLRAIYYASRTLNDAQINYTTTEKELLAIIFALEKFRSYLLGTKVVVHTDHSALKYLLSKKEAKPRLIRWILLLQEFDIEIKDKPGKENQVADHLSRLVEGGDDSSIPLKDTFPDEQLFNINVKKLPWFASLVNYHASEGKYIPSELDYQGRKRFLKEARHYLWDDPYLFKFGKDQMLRRCIAQEEVPSILSHCHTLACGGHFGGKKTAFKVLSCGFYWPTLFKDAHAYVSACD